One part of the Mycosarcoma maydis chromosome 18, whole genome shotgun sequence genome encodes these proteins:
- a CDS encoding uncharacterized protein (related to ISA1 - mitochondrial matrix protein involved in biogenesis of the iron-sulfur cluster of Fe/S proteins), which yields MLRSAFPSGSARSALRHTQTYASTSATTLASSRFASTRRGLTSLSSFSLRCSAPVASSSRRIPEAFPSARIPSLTRSQRRLATTLIRKPDEPEEPEVYRDGEPTIIATDRAIAQLQKVAERENNSSLALRVAVEPGGCHGYQYKIEITEEIEEDDFQFEVHPGVSILVDSISLALVRGSTIDYVTELIGSQFAIKNNPQAKGAGCGCGVSWEPVI from the coding sequence ATGTTGCGATCAGCATTCCCTTCAGGCTCGGCAAGATCGGCTTTGCGCCACACACAGACATATGCATCCACATCGGCAACTACGCTTGCCTCATCACGATTCGCTTCAACGAGACGTGGACTGACAAGCTTGTCGTCCTTTTCATTGCGCTGCTCTGCCCCGGTGGCTTCTAGCTCAAGGAGAATACCAGAAGCGTTTCCAAGTGCGCGGATTCCTTCGCTGACGAGATCACAAAGGAGGCTGGCTACAACGCTGATCCGCAAACCGGACGAACCAGAAGAACCCGAAGTCTATCGAGATGGCGAACCCACGATCATTGCCACCGACCGTGCGATCGCCCAGCTACAAAAAGTAGCAGAGCGTGAGAACAACTCATCGTTAGCGCTGAGAGTCGCTGTAGAACCGGGAGGATGTCACGGCTATCAGTACAAGATAGAGATCACTGAAGAgatcgaagaggacgatTTTCAGTTCGAAGTGCATCCTGGCGTGTCCATCTTGGTCGACAGCATCAGTCTGGCACTCGTACGCGGAAGCACTATCGACTATGTCACCGAGCTCATTGGCTCTCAGTTTGCCATCAAGAACAACCCGCAGGCCAAGGGCGCAGGTTGCGGCTGCGGTGTCAGTTGGGAGCCCGTCATCTAG